Proteins from a genomic interval of Pseudomonas anuradhapurensis:
- a CDS encoding adenosine deaminase, which produces MASSVEKAAGAPKAELHVHIEGTLEPELIFQLAQRNEVQLPWASIQTLRQAYSFSSLQSFLDIYHVATRVLVTERDFADLARAYVERAQADKVIHAEIFFDPQTHMERGVALETIVAGLEQGLKEGDEFGFSSRLIMCFLRHLPESKALETLEQALPLFSHYPHRLIGVGLDSTEIGIPPRTFERVFAAARRAGIEVVAHAGEEGPAEYVWDALDALQVSRVDHGVASSEDDDLVDRLVREQIPLTVCPLSNLRLKVVEDMKQHPIRSLLERGVKVMVNSDDPAYFGGYVNDNYAAIINSLNLSGPQVFQLLSNSLEACFMPAEWKRNALSALTNYWHGT; this is translated from the coding sequence ATGGCGTCATCAGTAGAGAAAGCAGCAGGTGCTCCCAAGGCGGAATTGCATGTCCACATCGAGGGAACGCTTGAGCCTGAGCTTATTTTCCAACTGGCCCAACGTAATGAAGTCCAGCTGCCCTGGGCATCGATCCAGACGCTGAGGCAGGCCTACTCTTTCTCGAGCCTGCAGTCTTTTCTGGACATCTATCACGTGGCCACTCGTGTACTTGTGACAGAGCGGGACTTCGCCGATCTCGCTCGGGCCTACGTCGAGCGCGCTCAGGCTGACAAAGTCATTCATGCGGAGATTTTTTTCGACCCCCAGACCCACATGGAAAGGGGTGTCGCCCTGGAAACGATTGTTGCAGGGTTGGAGCAAGGACTTAAAGAAGGAGATGAGTTCGGTTTCAGCAGCCGGCTGATAATGTGTTTTCTACGTCATCTACCTGAGAGCAAAGCGCTCGAAACGCTCGAACAGGCTCTTCCACTGTTCAGCCACTACCCGCATCGCCTCATTGGTGTCGGGCTCGACTCGACTGAAATAGGAATCCCCCCGAGAACGTTCGAACGCGTATTTGCAGCGGCTCGCCGTGCAGGCATCGAAGTGGTTGCGCATGCGGGGGAAGAAGGGCCTGCAGAGTACGTATGGGACGCGCTTGATGCGCTTCAGGTATCTCGTGTGGACCACGGCGTTGCGAGCAGCGAAGACGATGATCTGGTAGATCGCCTGGTTCGTGAGCAAATTCCGTTGACCGTGTGTCCGCTTTCGAACTTGCGCTTGAAGGTTGTTGAAGACATGAAGCAGCACCCCATTCGCTCGCTTCTTGAGCGTGGCGTGAAAGTAATGGTCAACTCCGACGACCCCGCTTATTTCGGGGGATACGTCAATGACAATTATGCCGCCATCATCAATTCGTTAAACCTTTCCGGCCCTCAAGTGTTTCAGCTACTTAGCAACTCGCTGGAGGCTTGCTTCATGCCCGCTGAGTGGAAGCGGAACGCCTTATCGGCTCTGACTAATTACTGGCACGGCACCTAA
- a CDS encoding gamma-glutamylcyclotransferase, translating into MLTKDTLSNGLYLQSLAALSNLAWSEERIQESLDATMAKRPGHGEIWLFAYGSLIWNPLLDFVRRELATLKGWHRSFCLKMVAGRGTPDVPGRMLALEPGGITDGVVFQLDGPELERDLQCVWRREMVFGSYTPIWAPIHLEDQTSIDALVFVADPGYALYEADSSVSTIAYQMAVARGTHGTNAEYLRLLRKALYANGLSDNYVEALHLEVERHSVASLSPFAHL; encoded by the coding sequence ATGCTGACTAAAGACACCCTTAGCAATGGACTGTATCTCCAGAGCTTGGCCGCCCTGTCCAACCTGGCCTGGTCCGAAGAGCGAATTCAGGAATCGCTTGATGCCACGATGGCCAAGCGCCCTGGGCATGGCGAAATCTGGCTCTTTGCCTATGGCTCATTGATCTGGAACCCGTTGCTGGATTTTGTACGGCGTGAACTGGCGACCTTAAAAGGATGGCATCGCAGTTTCTGTTTAAAGATGGTTGCAGGTCGAGGCACGCCAGATGTTCCTGGACGGATGCTGGCTCTAGAGCCAGGCGGAATTACAGATGGGGTGGTTTTTCAGCTTGACGGACCAGAGTTGGAACGGGATCTCCAGTGCGTCTGGCGTCGCGAGATGGTGTTCGGCTCTTACACCCCGATATGGGCCCCCATCCATCTCGAAGATCAGACCTCGATTGATGCATTGGTTTTCGTAGCAGATCCCGGCTACGCGCTGTACGAGGCTGACTCATCTGTTTCCACGATCGCTTATCAGATGGCTGTAGCGCGTGGAACCCACGGTACCAATGCTGAGTACCTGAGGCTGCTCAGAAAAGCTCTGTACGCCAATGGGCTCTCTGACAACTACGTCGAAGCACTGCACTTGGAAGTAGAGCGCCACTCAGTGGCCAGCCTCTCTCCCTTCGCGCACCTGTGA
- a CDS encoding efflux RND transporter periplasmic adaptor subunit has product MLVQRKTLTIAISALIALGGAAGVVVQHGAADIAGAQAATEAPAIEVDVAPVINKIITEWQSYSGRLDAIEHIQLRPLVSGTIVAVNVKDGGFVKKGDPLFTIDPRPYAAAVEKASAELAAAESRASYAATDAARAQRLISSNAIAKREFDERSNAAREASAAVKAAKAALQAARIDLEHTQVNAPVSGRVSRAELTLGNIVSAGANAPLLATLVSVSPIYASFEVDEQTYLRYLRHSNTKPVEVALGLADESGYSRKGTLVSVDNQLNSGTSTLRVRARFENQDGALLPGLFARVKVEGGKPQEAYLIDEAAIGTDQAKKFVLVVDAQSRVQYREVELGGSYEGLRIVTKGLNAGERIVVNGIQRVRPNDLVQARDTNMQSSQPLALVN; this is encoded by the coding sequence ATGTTGGTCCAACGCAAAACACTCACCATCGCGATCAGTGCGCTGATCGCTTTGGGGGGAGCAGCTGGAGTCGTCGTTCAACACGGTGCGGCGGACATCGCTGGAGCCCAGGCCGCAACCGAAGCGCCGGCTATCGAAGTCGATGTAGCTCCAGTAATTAACAAGATCATTACCGAGTGGCAGAGCTATTCCGGTCGCTTGGATGCCATAGAACACATCCAGCTGCGCCCTTTGGTCTCCGGCACGATCGTCGCGGTAAATGTGAAGGACGGTGGTTTTGTTAAGAAAGGTGATCCTCTGTTCACCATTGACCCCCGGCCCTACGCCGCAGCGGTAGAGAAAGCCAGCGCTGAGCTGGCAGCCGCCGAATCGCGAGCCAGCTATGCGGCGACTGATGCGGCGCGGGCGCAACGACTCATCTCCAGTAACGCAATCGCCAAACGAGAATTCGATGAGCGCAGTAACGCAGCGCGTGAGGCCTCCGCCGCGGTAAAAGCTGCTAAAGCAGCGCTGCAAGCGGCACGCATCGATTTGGAGCACACCCAGGTTAACGCGCCTGTAAGTGGTCGGGTATCGCGCGCAGAGCTGACGCTGGGCAACATTGTGAGCGCCGGCGCTAATGCACCGCTTTTAGCAACCTTGGTTTCTGTGTCACCCATCTACGCCTCGTTCGAAGTCGATGAACAAACCTACCTGCGCTACCTGCGTCATTCGAACACCAAACCTGTGGAAGTCGCGCTTGGGTTGGCCGACGAATCTGGTTATTCGCGCAAAGGCACTTTGGTCTCCGTCGACAACCAGCTCAATAGCGGTACCAGCACCTTGCGTGTCAGGGCTCGCTTCGAAAACCAGGATGGCGCGTTGCTGCCGGGGCTATTCGCTCGGGTAAAGGTAGAGGGTGGCAAGCCACAGGAGGCTTACCTGATCGATGAGGCCGCTATAGGTACTGACCAGGCCAAGAAGTTTGTACTCGTAGTTGATGCGCAAAGCCGTGTGCAGTACCGGGAAGTGGAACTCGGCGGCTCGTATGAAGGGCTCCGTATCGTGACCAAGGGGCTAAATGCCGGTGAACGTATTGTCGTCAACGGCATTCAGCGTGTGCGGCCCAACGACCTCGTGCAGGCGCGCGACACCAACATGCAGTCCAGCCAACCGCTGGCACTCGTGAACTGA
- a CDS encoding efflux RND transporter permease subunit, protein MNISKFFIDRPIFAAVLSVVVLLAGSIALTKLPTAEYPEVVPPSVLVHAQFPGANPKVIAETVASPIEEQINGVENMLYMQSQANSDGNMTTTVTFKLGTDPDKAQQLVQNRVAQALPRLPEDVQRLGVTTIKSSPTLTMGVNLVSESGRYDKDYLRNYAVINIKDQLARIQGIGQVLIWGSGDYSMRVWLDPHKVARQNMTASEVVAAIREQNVQVAAGIVGAQPMPENVPLQLNINAQGRLKTADEFREIILKTTSGGAVIRLGDVARVELGVADYALRSLLDSKPSVQMIIFQQPGANSLQISEDVRKTMASLKEDMPEGLDYVVRYDPTQFVRESIDAVIHTLLEAIVLVVLVVIIFLQTWRASIIPLLAVPVSIIGTFSLLLLFGFTINALSLFGLVLAIGIVVDDAIVVVENVERNISEGMTPRDATYKAMQEVSGPIIAIALTLVAVFVPLAFMSGLTGQFYQQFAMTIAISTVISAFNSLTLSPALAALLLKGHDEPKDRLTLMMDRLFGRFFAAFNRVFHRGSESYGGGVRQVINHKGAMLIVYGVLLAMAMYLGKIVPGGFVPGQDKDYLVAIVQLPSGSSLEKTAQITKQVSDIALKVPGVIGVPSFPGLNVNGLTNSSSSSLVFPVLKPSKERGAGETAAEIAAALNAEYAKIKDATIAVFPPPPVSGLGTVGGFKLQIQDRGALGYEALNRVTQEFMKRAAQAPELGPMFSSFQINVPQLNVELDRVKAKQQGVSVRDVFDTLQIYLGSLYVNDFNAFGRVFQVHAQADAPFRVNAESIGELKTRNAAGEMVPLSSLVKVTPTYGPEMVVRYNGFLAADINGGPAAGYSSGQAQAAVERIAAEVFPRGIKFEWTDLTYQQVLAGNSALWVFPISVLLVFLVLAAMYESLTLPLAILLIVPMTLLSALAGVWLTNGDNNIFTQIGLMVLVGLSAKNAILIVEFARELEMSGRTIVQAAVEASRLRLRPILMTSIAFIMGVVPLVISTGAGSEMRQAMGIAVFFGMLGVTLFGLLLTPVFYVLLRKLSGVEHIVDKHGTHAQMEPTEPKYEAAGQHKPSSERQRALDMAVQD, encoded by the coding sequence ATGAACATCTCAAAATTCTTTATCGACCGGCCGATCTTCGCGGCCGTGCTTTCGGTGGTGGTGCTGCTGGCAGGGAGCATTGCTCTGACGAAACTGCCCACTGCCGAATACCCCGAAGTGGTACCTCCCTCGGTCCTTGTGCACGCTCAGTTTCCTGGTGCAAACCCGAAGGTAATTGCCGAAACCGTTGCCTCTCCTATCGAGGAGCAAATCAACGGTGTGGAGAACATGCTCTACATGCAGTCGCAGGCAAACAGCGACGGCAACATGACCACTACAGTCACGTTCAAGCTAGGCACAGACCCTGACAAGGCGCAGCAGTTGGTTCAGAACCGCGTAGCGCAGGCTCTGCCGCGTCTGCCTGAAGACGTGCAACGCCTGGGGGTTACAACGATCAAGTCTTCCCCAACTCTCACCATGGGCGTCAATCTGGTCAGCGAAAGCGGACGCTACGACAAGGACTATCTGCGTAACTACGCGGTTATCAATATCAAGGACCAGCTGGCCCGCATCCAAGGTATTGGCCAAGTGCTGATCTGGGGGTCCGGTGACTACTCCATGCGGGTATGGCTGGACCCGCATAAGGTGGCGCGGCAGAACATGACTGCTTCCGAAGTCGTCGCTGCAATCCGCGAACAAAACGTACAGGTCGCAGCGGGCATCGTGGGTGCGCAACCAATGCCCGAGAACGTTCCTCTGCAGCTCAACATCAATGCTCAAGGCCGCTTGAAAACCGCAGACGAGTTTCGAGAGATCATCCTCAAGACCACTTCTGGTGGTGCTGTCATTCGCTTGGGCGATGTCGCTCGGGTTGAGCTGGGTGTCGCCGACTACGCGTTGCGTTCTCTGCTCGATAGCAAACCCTCGGTACAGATGATCATCTTCCAGCAGCCAGGAGCCAACTCGCTGCAGATCTCCGAAGATGTTCGCAAAACCATGGCTTCGCTGAAAGAGGATATGCCTGAAGGGCTTGATTACGTCGTGCGCTACGACCCCACCCAGTTCGTGCGAGAAAGTATCGACGCAGTCATTCACACTCTGCTCGAAGCGATCGTACTAGTGGTGCTGGTCGTAATCATCTTCCTCCAGACCTGGCGCGCCTCGATCATTCCCTTGCTCGCAGTCCCGGTGTCCATTATCGGCACTTTCTCATTGCTGTTGCTGTTCGGCTTCACGATCAATGCCCTGTCATTGTTCGGCCTGGTGCTGGCTATCGGCATCGTAGTCGACGACGCCATCGTGGTTGTCGAGAATGTCGAGCGAAATATCAGCGAGGGTATGACGCCCCGGGACGCCACTTACAAGGCTATGCAAGAGGTCAGTGGGCCGATCATTGCCATCGCGCTAACGCTGGTTGCGGTATTCGTTCCGCTCGCGTTCATGTCAGGTCTCACTGGACAGTTCTACCAACAGTTCGCGATGACCATCGCAATCTCCACCGTTATCTCGGCCTTCAACTCGCTCACTCTCTCTCCTGCATTGGCAGCGTTGTTGCTCAAAGGCCACGACGAGCCGAAGGACCGCCTGACCCTTATGATGGACAGGCTATTTGGACGCTTCTTCGCTGCGTTCAACCGCGTGTTCCATCGTGGCTCCGAGTCGTATGGCGGTGGCGTACGTCAAGTGATCAACCACAAGGGCGCAATGCTGATTGTCTACGGAGTACTGCTTGCGATGGCAATGTACCTAGGCAAGATCGTGCCTGGCGGTTTCGTACCCGGCCAGGATAAAGATTACTTGGTTGCCATTGTTCAGTTGCCGAGTGGCTCTTCACTGGAGAAGACTGCCCAGATCACCAAGCAGGTCAGTGACATTGCCCTCAAGGTACCTGGAGTGATTGGCGTTCCATCGTTTCCTGGTCTTAACGTTAACGGCCTGACTAACTCTTCGAGTAGCTCACTGGTATTCCCCGTTCTGAAACCATCCAAAGAGCGTGGAGCTGGTGAGACTGCTGCTGAGATTGCTGCAGCATTGAACGCCGAATACGCGAAGATCAAGGACGCGACCATTGCTGTGTTCCCGCCGCCGCCTGTCTCGGGCCTGGGTACAGTCGGCGGTTTCAAGTTGCAGATCCAGGACCGCGGAGCACTTGGGTACGAAGCGCTGAACCGCGTTACCCAAGAGTTCATGAAGCGTGCAGCTCAAGCGCCAGAGCTTGGGCCGATGTTCTCCAGCTTCCAGATCAACGTTCCCCAACTGAACGTGGAGCTGGATCGGGTGAAAGCGAAACAACAAGGCGTGTCTGTTCGCGACGTCTTCGACACCTTGCAGATCTACCTGGGCTCGCTCTACGTCAACGACTTCAATGCGTTTGGCCGAGTGTTCCAGGTGCATGCGCAGGCTGATGCTCCTTTCCGCGTTAATGCCGAATCTATTGGGGAGCTGAAAACTCGAAATGCTGCTGGCGAGATGGTGCCGCTGTCTTCATTGGTAAAGGTCACTCCAACCTACGGCCCGGAGATGGTCGTGCGCTACAACGGCTTCTTGGCCGCCGATATCAACGGAGGTCCTGCCGCGGGCTACTCCTCCGGCCAGGCTCAAGCCGCAGTCGAACGCATTGCTGCCGAGGTATTCCCTCGCGGCATCAAGTTCGAGTGGACCGACCTCACCTACCAGCAGGTGTTGGCAGGTAACTCGGCGTTGTGGGTCTTCCCTATCAGTGTGCTGTTGGTATTCCTGGTCCTAGCAGCGATGTATGAAAGCCTGACCTTGCCGTTGGCAATTTTACTGATCGTGCCCATGACCCTGCTTTCTGCCCTCGCAGGTGTATGGCTGACCAATGGTGATAACAACATCTTCACCCAGATTGGTTTGATGGTACTGGTGGGGCTGTCGGCTAAAAACGCAATCCTGATCGTTGAATTTGCTCGTGAACTGGAGATGAGCGGGCGGACCATTGTTCAGGCTGCGGTCGAAGCGAGCCGTCTACGTTTGCGTCCGATTTTGATGACTTCGATCGCATTCATCATGGGCGTCGTACCACTGGTGATTTCCACCGGCGCTGGCTCAGAAATGCGTCAGGCAATGGGCATCGCAGTGTTCTTCGGAATGCTCGGCGTCACCTTGTTCGGGCTGTTGCTCACCCCCGTCTTCTATGTGCTGCTCCGTAAATTGTCCGGTGTTGAACACATTGTCGACAAGCATGGCACTCACGCGCAGATGGAGCCAACAGAACCCAAGTATGAAGCGGCAGGACAACACAAGCCGAGCTCCGAGCGTCAGCGCGCTCTGGACATGGCTGTGCAGGACTGA
- a CDS encoding efflux transporter outer membrane subunit, whose translation MNAFIQNRSLHLTVLAGVLTSLIGCSVEPTYERPVASVPPSFKEDTAVTERGTWKTAEPADFNARGQWWKVFADPDLDSLEDQALEANQNLQAAAARVKEARGLNQAARGGLFPSVDGGIGATRQRVSEAAQPDGSPAYQNTMVRSQVGISYEVDLFGRVSSSVHAAEADLQQTEALFHSVQLALQADVAQNYFQIRQLDAQAKVLAEAVTLREKALELVETRFADSEISELDVSRARSELATARSDSMTVSRQRAVAEHSLAVLLGKAPAEFSLSAKPLQAVEVQIPAGLPSALLERRPDIAAAERAMAAANARVGVAKAAFFPSLTLTGSAGFEASTLGNLFNWSNRTFLLGPLAGTALNLPIFDGGRRSGNLASARAKYEEDVANYRQQVLVAFKEVEDNLSDLAILARQTRTQGEAVTSSSRAAEISRTQYMEGAVAYLDVIDAERSVLQAQRAAIDLQAVQALATVNLIRALGGGWSGTSSHTEKLASNR comes from the coding sequence ATGAACGCATTCATCCAGAACCGCTCGCTGCATCTCACAGTGTTGGCCGGTGTGTTAACGAGTTTGATTGGCTGCTCTGTGGAACCGACTTATGAGCGCCCGGTGGCCTCTGTTCCGCCCAGCTTCAAGGAGGACACTGCTGTCACCGAACGAGGCACTTGGAAGACAGCTGAACCTGCTGACTTCAATGCACGAGGACAGTGGTGGAAAGTATTTGCTGATCCGGACCTGGATAGTCTTGAAGACCAGGCACTGGAGGCCAATCAGAATCTGCAGGCCGCTGCAGCGCGAGTGAAGGAAGCCCGTGGACTGAACCAGGCGGCACGTGGAGGCTTGTTCCCAAGTGTGGATGGCGGAATTGGTGCCACACGCCAGCGCGTATCCGAAGCGGCGCAACCGGATGGATCGCCGGCCTATCAAAACACCATGGTGCGTTCACAAGTGGGTATTTCCTATGAGGTGGACCTGTTCGGCCGGGTGTCTTCATCGGTTCATGCCGCAGAAGCTGATTTGCAACAGACTGAGGCCTTGTTTCACTCCGTGCAGTTGGCGTTGCAGGCGGATGTCGCGCAGAACTATTTCCAGATCCGTCAGTTGGATGCTCAGGCAAAGGTACTTGCCGAGGCCGTGACGCTTCGGGAAAAAGCGCTTGAGCTGGTCGAAACCCGCTTCGCCGATAGCGAGATCAGTGAGCTTGATGTGTCGCGGGCTCGCTCGGAATTGGCAACCGCTCGTTCAGATTCAATGACAGTGAGCCGTCAGCGCGCGGTGGCCGAACATAGCCTGGCAGTGTTGCTGGGTAAAGCGCCGGCCGAATTCTCGCTGTCCGCCAAGCCCTTGCAAGCGGTAGAGGTCCAGATCCCGGCTGGCTTGCCATCCGCTTTGCTGGAGCGGCGTCCAGATATCGCTGCAGCTGAACGGGCGATGGCGGCAGCTAACGCAAGGGTCGGTGTGGCCAAGGCGGCATTCTTCCCATCCTTAACTTTGACTGGTTCAGCTGGCTTTGAGGCGTCGACCCTAGGGAATTTGTTCAATTGGAGCAACAGGACATTCTTGTTAGGTCCCCTGGCCGGTACCGCGCTGAATCTCCCGATCTTCGATGGAGGGCGGCGCAGCGGAAATCTGGCGAGCGCCCGTGCGAAATACGAAGAAGACGTGGCGAACTACCGTCAGCAGGTTTTAGTGGCATTCAAGGAAGTGGAAGACAACCTATCGGATCTCGCCATCCTGGCTCGTCAGACACGAACCCAAGGGGAAGCGGTCACCTCATCCTCTCGCGCCGCAGAAATTTCACGAACCCAGTATATGGAAGGAGCTGTGGCCTACCTCGATGTCATTGATGCGGAGCGGTCTGTTCTGCAAGCACAGCGCGCCGCAATCGATCTGCAAGCAGTGCAGGCCCTTGCGACGGTGAACCTTATCCGCGCATTGGGTGGTGGATGGAGCGGCACCTCTAGCCATACAGAGAAACTCGCCAGTAATCGCTGA
- a CDS encoding MFS transporter: MSALPNTSSTDQSKLMILLSICLAALVLPMSFTGGAVARPAIGHELGGTAVQLTWITNAFMLTFGSLLMAAGALADQYGRKRLFALGTGLFTITSFAQGFAPSVPWLDVLRAIQGVAGAAALASGSAALAQEFEGHAQTRAFSMLGTTFGIGLAFGPLVSGLLIESFGWRAIFFATAGLGALSMFFGLPRMRETRDPGATGLDWPGTITFTGTLATFTFGVIQGPESGWGSPVVIGLLAASALLLVAFVVVENRVERPMLDLSLFRIPRFVGVQLLPIGTCYCYIVLVVILPLRFIGIEGMSEIQAGWMMLALSAPMLVVPLLAAQLTRWVAPGLLCGIGFFIAAAGLQWFSQTDMVVGNTVILPMLLIGVGAGLPWGLMDGLAIGVVPKERAGMATGIFNTARVAGEGVALAIVSALLASLAQGFLLDSVPQTMTGVAHAAQQVAAGDLVHAAAELPEVAKETLVAGYNKAFELLLHVLTVITMISGIAVFGFLSRTNETTSPPEQTADLA, translated from the coding sequence ATGAGTGCCTTACCCAACACATCATCAACGGATCAGAGCAAATTGATGATCCTGCTCTCGATCTGCCTGGCGGCATTAGTGCTGCCAATGAGCTTTACCGGAGGAGCAGTTGCCCGTCCAGCTATCGGCCACGAGCTTGGTGGCACTGCTGTGCAGCTTACGTGGATCACCAATGCATTCATGCTGACGTTCGGAAGTCTCCTGATGGCTGCTGGTGCTCTCGCCGATCAGTACGGGCGCAAGCGTCTTTTTGCTCTAGGGACAGGGCTATTCACCATCACATCGTTTGCTCAGGGATTTGCACCTTCTGTCCCGTGGTTGGACGTGCTTCGTGCTATCCAGGGCGTAGCGGGTGCGGCAGCGTTGGCCAGCGGTTCTGCTGCATTAGCTCAGGAGTTTGAGGGGCATGCGCAAACGCGAGCGTTCAGCATGCTGGGTACCACCTTCGGGATAGGACTGGCTTTTGGGCCGTTAGTATCAGGGCTTTTGATCGAGAGCTTTGGCTGGAGGGCGATCTTCTTCGCCACGGCAGGCCTGGGCGCGCTCTCAATGTTCTTCGGCTTGCCACGCATGCGTGAAACCCGAGATCCCGGTGCTACTGGTTTGGATTGGCCAGGCACGATTACTTTCACAGGCACCTTGGCGACCTTCACATTTGGCGTCATCCAAGGCCCAGAAAGCGGTTGGGGAAGCCCGGTTGTGATCGGCCTGCTGGCAGCATCTGCACTACTCCTCGTGGCATTTGTCGTGGTGGAAAACCGCGTCGAGCGCCCAATGCTGGATCTTAGCCTGTTCCGCATTCCTCGATTCGTTGGCGTTCAACTGCTGCCAATCGGTACCTGCTATTGCTACATCGTGCTGGTCGTTATCTTGCCACTACGCTTCATCGGTATCGAAGGCATGAGCGAGATCCAGGCAGGCTGGATGATGCTTGCACTGTCAGCCCCCATGCTAGTGGTCCCTCTACTTGCCGCTCAGCTTACCCGCTGGGTCGCCCCTGGTTTGCTGTGCGGTATAGGCTTCTTCATCGCCGCTGCAGGACTGCAGTGGTTCAGCCAAACTGATATGGTTGTAGGCAACACGGTTATCCTTCCCATGCTGCTGATTGGTGTGGGTGCTGGTCTTCCATGGGGGTTGATGGACGGTTTGGCCATTGGTGTTGTGCCTAAAGAACGCGCAGGCATGGCCACCGGAATCTTCAATACCGCCCGGGTTGCAGGCGAAGGCGTAGCCCTCGCTATCGTCAGCGCCTTGCTGGCATCGCTGGCCCAGGGATTCCTTCTGGATAGCGTTCCTCAAACTATGACAGGCGTCGCCCACGCTGCACAGCAAGTGGCAGCTGGCGACCTTGTGCATGCTGCCGCTGAACTACCGGAAGTCGCCAAAGAAACGCTTGTGGCTGGTTACAACAAGGCGTTTGAACTCCTTCTGCATGTATTGACGGTTATCACGATGATCTCCGGGATAGCGGTATTTGGCTTCTTGAGCCGTACCAATGAGACCACCTCGCCGCCGGAACAGACAGCCGATTTAGCCTAA
- a CDS encoding antibiotic biosynthesis monooxygenase, whose amino-acid sequence MSVDAISTLEISVPYGSSVTIEGRLTKYAEELAGLPGCIFYGITRSAKDSRQWVLTGHWESQNQMVQHFAAVDIHKIIEILEFPSVGIRFGSFFKADYAEANHEFR is encoded by the coding sequence ATGAGTGTCGACGCGATCAGCACTTTAGAGATCAGCGTTCCTTACGGGTCAAGTGTCACCATCGAGGGGCGTTTAACTAAATACGCGGAAGAACTAGCGGGACTGCCTGGCTGTATTTTCTATGGCATAACGCGCAGCGCCAAGGATTCTAGGCAGTGGGTGCTCACAGGTCATTGGGAGTCCCAAAATCAGATGGTTCAGCATTTCGCTGCGGTAGACATTCACAAAATAATTGAGATCCTCGAATTTCCCTCTGTGGGGATTCGATTCGGAAGCTTCTTCAAAGCGGATTATGCGGAGGCAAACCATGAGTTTCGATGA
- a CDS encoding helix-turn-helix domain-containing protein: MSFDERAFERFDVNSLITFLVVYREGGVSRAARALKVTQPAVSNVLSKLRKRFDDPLFIYKGRGALEPTPRATEIAQTLEPAFSQMQGLLKDA, translated from the coding sequence ATGAGTTTCGATGAGCGCGCTTTCGAGCGATTCGACGTGAATTCGCTCATCACCTTTCTTGTTGTTTACCGTGAGGGAGGAGTTTCACGAGCCGCTCGTGCCCTCAAGGTCACCCAACCTGCAGTCAGCAATGTGTTGAGCAAGCTGCGGAAGAGGTTTGATGATCCTCTTTTTATCTACAAAGGAAGAGGGGCATTAGAACCGACACCGAGAGCAACAGAGATCGCCCAAACACTCGAACCCGCCTTTTCTCAAATGCAAGGCCTATTGAAAGACGCATAG